GCCGCCGCCGTGCCCGCCGACCAGAAGGCCGCCCCCGCCGATGTCGCCGCCCAGGCGCTCATCGGCCTCGAGAAGGGCCTGCCCGAGATCCTCGCCGACGAGACCACGCGGTACGTCAAGCAGGGACTGGCCGCGGCGCCGAGCGCGGCATGAGGCAGTCTCGCCGGACGGCCCGGTCCCGCACGGAGCCGGGTCAGTCCTGAGGGCGAGGCACCGGGAAGAGCAGGCAGCTGCTGGTGGCGTGGGCGAGGAGACGGTCCGTCGCGTCGAACAACTGCGCCTGGGCGAGGGCGGTTCGACGGCCGCCGCTGACCACCGTGCCGACGGCACGGACGGTGCCCGTGTCAGCGGTGATCCGCCGCAGGAACTTCACCGTCAGGTCGAGCGAGGTGTAGGCCATGCCCTGCGGAAGGGTGGACTGGACGGCGCACCCCGCCGCCGAGTCGAGCAGGGTGGCGAAGATGCCGCCGTGGACACTGCCGATCGGGTTGTAGTGCTCCTCGCCGGGCGTCAGGGAGAACACGGCCCTGCCGGGCGCCACCTCGTCCAGGGTGAAGTCGAGGGCGTAGCTGACGGGCGGTGCCGGCAGCCGTCCCGCCTGAAGCTCGCGCAGGAAGTCGAGACCGCCCATGCGTCCGGCGGCGTCCGCCAGGATCGCCGGATCTTCCCACTGATACGTACGTGTTCGTCCCACAGCCGAGCGCCTCCATCTGGCTTTTTCAAGTGAAGCTAGCCTCCCCCTCGCCTGACTGTCAATGACGAAGCCAGGGCTCTACGATGGCGGGATGGAGTGGCTTGAGGCGAGCACGGAGAACTGCCCCGTCCAGCGCACGCTCGACGTGGTCGGAGAGAAATGGACGTTGCTGATCCTGCGCGACGCAGTCAACGGAGTCCGCCGCTTCGACGACTTCCACCGCCATATCGGCCTGTCGGAGGCCGTCCTCAGCGACCGCCTCCGGAAGCTGACCGCGGCCGGCATCCTGAGGACCGTCCCCTACCAGGAGCCGGGCAGCCGCCCCCGCAACGAGTACCGCCTCACCCGCAAGGGCTGGGACCTGTGGCCCGTCCTGATGGCACTGAGCCAGTGGGGCGAGGCGTACACCCTCGACTCCGAGGGCCCCGTACTGGACGTGCGCCACACCGACTGCGGCGCTCCGCTCCGCGTCGTCGTCGAGTGCTCCGCGGAGCACTCCGCCCTCGGCCCCGGGGAGGTCACCGCCCGGCCGGGACCGGGCGCCCGACCCCGCTCGTGAGCGTGACGTCGTACGCCTCCGGGTCGAACTCGGCCAGCCGGCGGCGCATCCGGCCCGTCGACCAGGGCCAGCTGAAGCTGTTGCGGCCGTTGCCGTCGAGGTAGTAGCTCGAGCATCCACCCGAGTTGTACACGGTGGGCGGAAGGGCCTGCTGTACCTCGGCGTTGAAGGCGGCCTGGACTTCGGGACGGACGTCCATGCCGGCCCAGCCGGCCGAGCGGAAGTGCCGCACCGCGCCCGCCAGATACTCCAGTTGGGCTTCGAGGACCATGAAGGCCGAGGAGTGCCCGGTGCCGAGATGCGGCCCGAGGAGGATGAACGCGTTGGGAAATCCGCTGACGGTGGTACCCAGATAGGCGTCCGGGCTGCCCTTCCAGTGCTCGCCCAGGCGGACGCCGTCGGCGTCGAACACCCGCTGGGCGATGGGCATGTCCAGGATGTGGAAGCCCGTGCCCAGGATGATCGTGTCGACGTCGGCGCCGGTGCCGTCCGCGCCGACGACCCGGTTGCCCCGGACGGCCTCGACCGCCGTGGCGTGGACGGTGACGTTGGGCCGGGTCAGTGCCGGGTAGTACGTGTTCGACAGCAGCAGCCGTTTGCAGCCGAGCGTGTAGTCGGGTGTCAGCGCCCGGCGCAGCCGTGGGTCCTTCACCGTGGCTTTGAGGTGGAGGGTGCCCACCTTCTGCACCGCCCGCAGGATTGCCGGATGCCGGAACCCGAGGCCCAGGGTCTCCATCGCCGCGTACTCCGCGCTCCGCAGGGCCCGTTGTGCGGCCGGAAAGCGTCGCAGGAGCCGGCGTTCGGCCCCCGGCACATGGTGGTCGGGCTTGGGAAGCACCCACTGCGCGGTCCGCTGGAACAGGTCCAGCCGAGCCACCCGCGACTGGATGGCGGGCACGAACTGCACAGCCGACGCGCCGCTGCCGACGACGGCCACCCGCGCGCCCGCCAGTTCGTGGTCGTGCCGCCAGCGCGAGGAGTGGAAGACCTCACCGGAGAAATCCGCGAGCCCGGGTATCTCGGGAATCAACGGCTCATGCCAGGGCCCTGCGGCCGAGATGAGGAAGCGCGCCGAGTAGCGGTCGCGGCTGGTCTCGACGTGCCAGCGCGCCTCGGCCGCGTGCCATTGCGCGCGGACGACCTCGGTGCCGAAGCGGATGAGCGGGGTGATCCCGTACGCGGCCGCCGTGCGGTGCAGATAGGCGCGGATCTCGGGCTGGGCCGCGAAGGCCCGCGTCCACCCGGGGTTGGGCGCGAAGGAGTAGGAGTACAGGGCGGAGGGGACGTCGCAGGCGCAGCCCGGGTAGGTGTTGTCCCGCCAGGTGCCGCCGAGTTCGTCGGCCTTCTCGATGAGGACGAGGTCGCGCAGACCGGCTTCCCGCAGCTTGACCGCCGCTCCGATGCCGGACAGGCCGCTGCCGATGATCAGCGCCTCCACCTCGTGGGTCTCGCGCGTGACGGTCGCGGTGGTGCCGTCGGTTCGGGACATGTCAGGCTCCTGTACGCGGGCGGGGAGACGGCACGGGCTCTGTCAGGCGATCACGGACCGTCGCCCGCGTCGTGCGGAGAGAGGTCTCCAGCACTGCCGGGCGGCGGCGCGGCTCCATGAAGTTGCCGCCCATCGCGGCCAGGTCGGCGGCCGTGGGCTCGATGCGGATCACGCGGGTACCGGCGGCGCTCAGCGCGGCGCACTCGGCGCTCAGGATGCGGGTCATGACACGGCGCAGTACCGCTTCGGCTCGGCCGAGTCCGCTGCGGCGCCCGGGAGTCAGCGAACTCATCGGCGCCACGACGTACACCTCGTCCAGCC
The sequence above is a segment of the Streptomyces asoensis genome. Coding sequences within it:
- a CDS encoding flavin-containing monooxygenase; protein product: MSRTDGTTATVTRETHEVEALIIGSGLSGIGAAVKLREAGLRDLVLIEKADELGGTWRDNTYPGCACDVPSALYSYSFAPNPGWTRAFAAQPEIRAYLHRTAAAYGITPLIRFGTEVVRAQWHAAEARWHVETSRDRYSARFLISAAGPWHEPLIPEIPGLADFSGEVFHSSRWRHDHELAGARVAVVGSGASAVQFVPAIQSRVARLDLFQRTAQWVLPKPDHHVPGAERRLLRRFPAAQRALRSAEYAAMETLGLGFRHPAILRAVQKVGTLHLKATVKDPRLRRALTPDYTLGCKRLLLSNTYYPALTRPNVTVHATAVEAVRGNRVVGADGTGADVDTIILGTGFHILDMPIAQRVFDADGVRLGEHWKGSPDAYLGTTVSGFPNAFILLGPHLGTGHSSAFMVLEAQLEYLAGAVRHFRSAGWAGMDVRPEVQAAFNAEVQQALPPTVYNSGGCSSYYLDGNGRNSFSWPWSTGRMRRRLAEFDPEAYDVTLTSGVGRPVPAGR
- a CDS encoding PaaI family thioesterase, which gives rise to MGRTRTYQWEDPAILADAAGRMGGLDFLRELQAGRLPAPPVSYALDFTLDEVAPGRAVFSLTPGEEHYNPIGSVHGGIFATLLDSAAGCAVQSTLPQGMAYTSLDLTVKFLRRITADTGTVRAVGTVVSGGRRTALAQAQLFDATDRLLAHATSSCLLFPVPRPQD
- a CDS encoding winged helix-turn-helix transcriptional regulator yields the protein MEWLEASTENCPVQRTLDVVGEKWTLLILRDAVNGVRRFDDFHRHIGLSEAVLSDRLRKLTAAGILRTVPYQEPGSRPRNEYRLTRKGWDLWPVLMALSQWGEAYTLDSEGPVLDVRHTDCGAPLRVVVECSAEHSALGPGEVTARPGPGARPRS